CGTCCAAGGCACCCACCTACCCTAGTACTTAGTAGGTCGACAGCATGGTAGTAGTAGCTGACCAGGTTGGCTTAGCGGTTGAACCGCTTTCATGATAACGATTGGTGTGTGATATGCGGAAAATCGACGTCACACGCCAAAAAAGGCATCAGGATGGCCGGGCTGCCTGGCATCGTGATCTTAACCCTAGGTAAGGCCGTCTTGCTGTTCTTTTTTAGATACATCAGGCGTCGATTGATCCTTTCTACTGGCTTTGTGCTCCTAGAAACGAACATCATTGCGCTTCTCTCACTCCATCACGGTTGCTGTTCCTAATTCTGCGGTTTTGATCTGCTTCCAGCAAGGTGCCTGCCTGTTGACTCTTTGGCGACTGGTTGGTAGTGCAGTTCCTTTCAGGGAATTAGTGCTTGTGAAGCTCCCCCTCTTCCAGCTCCAGTTTGTCTCTTCATCCACAGTGGAAGTTAAGGTTTGGGGGAAGTACCTATTGGATAGACGCACGGTACCACTGCGTACTTACTttaccttaggtacctagcaAAGTTAGTAGCTTTCTCCCAGTCTCACTGTCCTctatcaacaccattgcTACTGATTCATATCAAACCGTGAGCTCAGACTACCTGTTGCATATCGGCCTGGACTGCTTCGATCTGAGCACGCAAGGCAGCTCACGCTTACACCCGTACTCATCACTGTTCGCCTATTGTCGTTTGCGGTCACCTGGACGGCGTCCCCCCCACCGACGCCATCCATTTGATCGTTGCAGCGCGCTCCACGGACGGTCATTCCCAACCTCTTGATCTCAACCAAAGTTGTAAAACTAGCCTCGAGAACCACGTACTCGTGTCATGTTGAGCAATCTGCATTAACATACGCTGCAAGGTACCGACCGACCTGCAATTGTTCGCCGGCTGCCTCTGTCGCATCGCTTCCCCCTTCGCGCCTGGACAATCAATATCGCAAAGCAAAGGCTCGGTCCTATCTTGCCTGCCGAAATCGCATACAATACTCCTCGCAATCGTATTTGTCGCAACTGGATTTCTGTGACATATAGATACACGCCATGGCTACTCCCACCCTCAATTTCATCACTTTCAACCAAGACCACAGCTgtcttgctgttggtatGGTCGCTTCCCTTCCCTGGCACCGTGTGGCTATAGCTAactgcgcttcttcttcgtagGTACTTCCAAGGGCTTTCGCATCTACCATACCGATCCTTTCTCTCGAATCTTCAGCAGCGACGATGGGAACATTGCTATTATAGAGATGCTGTTCTCGACCTCCCTCGTCGCTCTCATTCTTTCTCCTCGCCATCTCATAATTCAGAATACTAAGGTACCGGAACTCTGCTTGTCAAAGGGGATTGCATTGCTCACAAATGGACTAGAGAGCATCTGTCATTTGCGAACTTACCTTTCCCTCCGCCGTCCTAGCTGTCCGATTGAACCGAAAGCGCCTGGCGGTGGTTCTTGAGGATGAAATATACCTCTACGATATCAGCAACATGAGCCTCCTGCATACGATCCCGACTTCGCCGAATCCTTCTGCTATATGCGCCCTCTCACCTTCCTCCGAGAATTGTTTCATCGCCTATCCCCTGCCCAAGCCTCGAGAAGATCCCGACGCCCGGCGCCCTGCTCACGCACCTCCTCACTCGGCCTTTGTTGCGCCTACGTCAGGCGAAGTGTTGGTCTTCGATACTCTTACCCTGAAAGCTGTGAACGTCATCGAGGCGCATCGCTCGCCGTTGTGCTGCATCTGTCTCAATAATGAGGGTACTCTGCTCGCTACAGCCAGCGAGACAGGCACTATCATTCGTGTCTTTTCGGTACCAAAGGGCCAAAAGCTATATCAATTTCGACGTGGAACCTACCCATCCACTATCTACAGCATGTCATTTAATCTGAGCTCGACGCTATTATGTGTCTCTTCGACTTCAGATACGGTTCATATCTTCCGGCTCGGAGCCCCTCCAGGAAACAATACCGCGGCTGGGGCGCCCATTGAATCCCCGGGCTCACAGCGGCAGGATCGTTGGTCTCGAGCAAGGAGCTTCGATGACTCCGAATCCCCAGGCACCAGTGCAGGCGACTCGCCCAAGAACGAATCTTCTGATGTCGTTTCGTCTGGAAATGGCGCAGGTAGCAGCAACAGCGCAGGTCATACAAGACAGAGCGGCTCATTCAGTAGTATGCTTCGTCGCTCTTCACAAATAATGGGCCGAGGAGTTGCTGGTGTCGTGGGGTCCTACCTACCTCAATCCGTAACAGAAATGTGGGAACCTCTACGCGATTTCGCTTACATCAAGATACCAAAATCTACAGTTCCTTCGGGGACTTCAAGAGCTCTACGTGATGCTCCAGGAGGTCCCTTACGAAGCGTTGTAGCGATGAGTAGTAGCAGTCCCCAAGTAATGGTTGTCACTAGCGATGGCGGCTTTTACGTTTACAATATTGACATGGAACACGGCGGAGAAGGTTACCTGGTCAGGCAATTCTCGTAAGTACTCCTCCAATGCTGAAAAGACAGATGTACTGATTGTCGAGGTCAAAGTGTCCTGGAGGGTGACGACAAAGGCGACGCTTCAGGTTATGGAAACTAGCGTAGCCCTACAAAGGCCAACGGAAACTGATGCGACAATAGCAGATCAGCCTTGTGTTCTGCGCGAGGTTGATTAATGGAGCGGAAGCATTGCTACCGGCGTTCATCGGGTCTGGAATCTTTTTAACACTAATAATCTCTTTTGCGGTAGGATATCCTTTTCTCTAGTTAGTACCCTTTTTTGTTTGTTATACTTCCAAACATCGTCCACGGGTGTCGTCGAAAGGTACTAGCAATGGGCGGAAGGGGGGCGGAGGGGAGCGGAATAATTTGGGATAGAATATTCTGTCACTGGAAATGGCAGTTTCAACATTACAATTTAGAGGTAGCCATGAACTTTTCCACATAAATCCTGCCGTATGTACGTagaaggcaaagaaggagCAGATATGCGTTCATCCAAAGCAATCGAACGCAATCATAACCCATTGTGGTTCATCATTGTATCCAGTAAATCCGAACTTCAGGTGTGAACAAAAACGAACAAACACTGAGACACAAACCCAGGTACAAGCCAGAAAATAAAGCAACTAAGCAACTCAGCGGCCAAGCAACGCCAAAAAGAACAACCCTTTGAGGGTCTCCATCTTTGTCCAGGACCAACAAGCGCCGATCCCATTTCGAATCCCCAATCATTCTTTTATGCCAAAACGCGGTATATCAAAGACCAGTATGTCCAGTATTGACTATTCCGCAAAAGCACTCCAGGCACGCGCGAAATGAACCGACAGACAAAGTTCAAGAGTTGGTTCATACGGTTCCTCTAGCTGTGTGGTAATCTGGACCAAAACACACGCTGGAAAATTGCTGGATGCACTAACAATGCAACTTTATCGAGAATATGGTCGGTTCATGAGTGCGATCTCCCGTGCAATCTCTGCCCACTCCAAGGTTCGTTTGACTTCGGCGTCTGGATCACCGTCCTGCTGGAGCGCCTCCTCATACTTTAAAAGTTCGTAGGCAAATCGAAGATGTGGTTGAATAATTACGTTCAAGCGTCGGGCTCTGACATAGCAATACGCATGAGGGAAAGACATTTGCTTCGATCGCATCACTTCGGCAATACAGATAGTAGCGCTGCGAGAAACTCCCACGCGGCAGTGCACCAATGTTGCAGTGCCATTTCGACGGCCCCGATCTGTTTCTCGCAATTAGTTTCCGCAAGTTCCATGGCCTTCTGCCGGGGCATAAGACTTACCAATAAACTCGAGACATCGAGTAAATTCCTCGGTCAATGGATCAATGCCATTGTCTTGAACGCCCTGAACCACGCAAACATTCTCCTTGCCCCAGTCCTCAAGGTCTCCCTCTCGCCACATGGCTGTCTCGCCCACACTCAGGATCTGAGTGATGCCAAGGGCCCGTAGGAGATCTGGATTATTAGCATGGCCCAGATTACCCAAGTACATGTAATCCAAGACTCGACTTGGGAATGATCCATCCAGGGCAGCAAACCAGTTTGGCTCATCCCTGGTCAAATGAGTGATTTCAGTCAGGCTCAGGCCTTTGCAAACAGGAGACTCCCGGAGCAGTCGTGGTGTGATTGAGGTTAATAATGCGACGTCGGTGGGATAAGCGAAGAAATTCCGCTTCTTTTCAGTATGGAGTTTAAGCCATGCTTCAGGAACAGGCCGTCCCGTACTGTAGCTAAAATAGGCGATGCTCAACATAGTCGACTCAGTATAGCCATCAGCGCAATGGAGTAAGATCTTGCGAGGCTTGACGTCAAAGATAGGTTGCTGGTCTGAGGGCATAGGCGAGTCTCCCTCGGCGTCCAGATCATCTGTGCCCAATGCTGATTCAGGGTCGGGATACGAGCCATGGGCGAGATGGTAGATCCATTTACATGTTTCAAGGATACCGTCTGCTTCGGAATGTGACCAGGTCGGTGGAAGAATACTTCCGGATGATGGGAAATCAAAGAACCGCTGcttgttgtcatcatcagGGCTTTCAGCAATGAGCTGGAGAGCCAATGGGTTCAGCCGACCAAGGTCGCTGCACTCAATCAAAATGTCATACTTCTGCTCTTCAGGGCTTCCCTGCTCAGGCGTAGGGCCCATGAAGACATTCTTGGAAAACTCGGATGCCTCCGTCATGGCCCACATCTCTCGTCTCTCCTGGTTGAAGAAATCAAGGACATTGCCTGTCAAGTGGCTGGAGGCGTCTACGGCCACTATTTCAGGGTGATTTTCTTCGAATTCTGAGAATGGACTTGTGCAAACAAAAGTATGATACTCGGGCATCCAAACACCCTGATCCTCATTTCTTTCGCGCCACCGCTTCTGTGCACTCGCGATATCCCATGCGACTTTACGAGTTTTGATCAAATCTCCACCATAGACGATTATGTCCGACAAGACTGCAGTTTTTACTGTCTGGATTTGGAAGTTCCTCACAGAAAACCCCTCCCGAGGATCCGCATCAATAAACTCGGTGGGCTTGTTTGCTTGAACGATCTCATTCGGAGCAACCGCCCCCTTCAGCCGCGCACAATTTAGATCTCCGTCAGCTTTGACAAGAGTGACAGATCTCAGGCAAGAGGGGGTGCGCCGAAGAGGCCGCCGTCGAGTAGCAAAGAAGGACTGTTGAACATGGTTCTGCGGGTGTAGACCATGAAACCATGGGAAAACCAGAGCCGGGTCAGGCAGCGGTTGTCGTGAAGCAACGTCCAGGGCCTGGGCGACATTTGATGCATCAAGCTCATAAATAGAAAGCTCGCTCGACTCAAGTCTTTTGAAGCCGTCAAGCGGATATAAAGCAGAGGTCTGTTGCAGCTGGTCTTGAGACGGAGGTGATGGCGGCGGAGTATGAGGCTCGTCTGGGCGAGCAGGTCCAGTAGGACATATGGGAAGATGCTTATTGGGGACGGGAATTGAGCATGGCGAAGTAGAACTAGAGCTAGATTCAAGAGAGAGTGGCGGAGTTATGGTAGACGAAGGACGGTGAGGCGGAATTGGTCGAGCGAGGGCGACGGTAGTCATATCAACGAAGGGGGGTAGATATGTAGCTTATGTTGGACAGCTTGTAATGGCAAGAAACAGTTCCGACTGGCGTAATCGAATTAGGGACTGGGCGGGTTCAAAAGCAGTATGTTATACAAAAATATGGCCCAGATGGGGTGTCTAGTAATTCGATCGGACAGTCAGACAGTATTTCGAGGCCGTTTTCAGACTAGAAATGCAATTTCCTCTTCGACTCAGCCTCAAAACCTTTGGGGAAACAGTAATCAAACGGACTCTTGGAAACAGATGCAAGTATAGACAAGGCATATACGGATTTGTTGTTGCAAATGGGCGGGCGGCGAGCAATCGTTGCACATGCCTGAGCTCAGGATATGAGACAGAGCACAAGAAAATAAGCCACAGCGATCGCTGGGTGGAATGAGAGCGATGGGATGGAGATTGCGGGTCGATAGATCCCAGAGAATTGGATTGGGGAAAGGGGAGTTATGCTTATGAATGAATGGTCAAGTAAAGACTCGGTCCCGAACGTACAATATCGTCGATGCCGCCGCGAAGCAATGGCAggggcagtggcagtggtaAGGAAGAATATATCGATCGaatcgccaagaagctcgtaACGGCAGACAGTAGATAACAAAGCAGTAAGCGAGGCGATGACGCTTTGGGAATCGACACTGTTTTTAGCGAAATGGTCGATCGACGGCGGCAGGCGAAAGAAGTGAGACGGTCGCGAGCAAAAACACAATGGGAGGCACAGAGAGGGATGTCAATAGTCTACCATGAAAATATTAAGCGATGTCATCGAGGATAAGATGAATAcaatgaccaagaagatgaaggaggaggagagtcgAGTAGAGAAGAGGGGAACGGACGACCACGGCCGGCAATCGGATGGATAGGTAGTCGATAGAGGATGGTTTCGtaatggtggtggtgggtgGTGGTGATTTGGTTTCGGTACTGTTTTTTGGCTTTGTTGGTTGGGTGATTTGGCAGCGCGGTTGGTTGGATGAGTGAGTACATGGATGGCGAATGCTAAGTAAGATAtgtaggtatgtatgtatacaTACTGATAAGGGTAAGGTAGTCTCTTTTGAAGGTGTGCTGCCCAGTAGGTACCGCGCTGCACAGTGTTTCCCTCAGCCTATACCACGCAAGCGCATGCCCGAGTTATCTTGTATCTCGGTACAGTACTTaccaagaacaagctcaGTCTGCAGTAATTGACGAAGAGAATTGGCTGGCTGGTGTTTGCTGAATCGCTTGAGACTGAGAGAACATCCAAACCCAAACCATCCACGGATTGCAATGTTGTGATAGTGGCCGAACGACCACAGGTGGTTTAGGGGCACGGACCAATCAAGCAAGACCAGCACCGGCATTCAGTGGGGAGCTGCATCCAGAAGCGGGGAACTGCCTCCCACATCGCGCTAGGCTTGGGTCACAGTGCACCTTAGATTCAGAAGCACGGGCTGAACAACCAAGAGTCTCAGCATGATTGGCTGTGAAAGTGATGCAGGATTGAGGTTATCAGACTGTATGAAATGCGCAAGGATTAGGGACCAACTTACCTAAGTAGACACAGTAAATTAGTAGGCAGATGGAGAATCTACTGATATCAGATGCGCTCGAGAACATGAGATCTTCGCAGCGTCGACCATATGCCAATGTGAGGCCAGTATTGAGGCGGAGTTCAGTGAGGACACCACGGGCCAGACCCAAGACAAAGCCGCGGTGCATTAGCGCCCTGCGCTGAGGGCAGTGGAGGATAGAGCTCCCTGGACTCCACTCTCTTGCTCTCCCCACCACCTTAAACTTAATGCTTCCCGTGCCGCCCATTCGCAACAGACCTCCAACTGCTATTTTACAGTCCTCCTTTGCGTTCACATCTTGGCCAACAATAAACACCTGAACGAACTTGTCCAAAATAGATCAACTATCCATCAATACAATTTATTCATCGAGAAGCGTCATAAACTATCCGTAGTCTCTGGCTCTATCATAAACCCACAACATGCATACTCCCAGAGTCACATCACACGATCAGCAGCAGTAAGTCAGCTAGCTACTTAGCTACTAGACCTTGCTTATCCTGGGAGGTACCTAGGGTATCCTAGAAATCAGCATGGCTGGCAAGCGCCCTTCTCCGGACTCCACCCCTAACCCACGAAGACCCCAGAGAATCTCCTTATTCATCTTAGCATCCAGAGGTCTCGAACTACCGGCATTCGGTCTCATACATCTAGGATTACAGAAGAGGAATCAAACCAGGCAAGCCAGGTGAGGCTTGCGACTCAATGTCAATCATACCTAGCGATAAGGCCACTAATAAGTGGCAAAGTTACGCCAGGCCTTGGATCCCTCACACAATATCGTCTCGTGGCGATTTTTATGTTCCGAACCTCCTTATCTCATCGCAGATAACCATCTGATATAAGTTACCTATAGCAATCAACAATTCTGTTTCAGGAGCTGTTTCAGAAGACGACGCTCACGGAAAGTCATGTGCACTGTAGTCTAGTTCATTCACTCTGTAGTTACCTCCTGTTTTGCTCGAGCGAATCTTTAGAGCGAGCCTTGACAAACCTGTGACAAGAAATAACCAAGGTTTATAATATCTCGATGGGTAGTATGTGAGAGGGGATGGCTTATTTGTTATGCTCTCGGATGTCCTAAGCTGACTGATGTCAATATGCATAGTTCTTCTATACCAGCAATATTAATTCCCGGGGCATTGCCATTTCAGTGACCTGCGTCACACCATCTAAAGTATGGAGGCACAGGTGACTCAATTCGTTTCCCCTGATACTGGCTAGGACTGGTAACTTTGATGATTTGCCTCACCTTCACCTCCACCCAAGGTGGAGGTACCCTTCGGTGTAATGGGTCCTCACCGAAAGCTGTCTCGGTGACATCAGCGCCACGGCACGTGACCTCGCGACGCTCAGCTTTGATCACACAAGTTCACTTCACGCCTTACGCCCTCTGCCATCTTTGTCGCTACCCATCTCTTACACCTGCAATAATTCGCCGAGGGCTTGCCCCGGTAGTTAGCCATCGGGTCGTCATGAAGTTCAATATCGAGTACGACATCCTTTCGCCTCAGGAAACCCCTTTTACTCACATCATCTAGTGACTTGCCTGTCTTATTCCCTTATCCCAGGATATACCCAGGTAGGCATTAATAAGCGCGTGTTTCACTTGCCACAGCTGACTCGGTTTTCTCAGAGCAATATGCGTGAGTTGTTGGGCGTTGTGGTGTCTGAATGAATGAGATAGACTAACCGTGAGGCGCATTAAGTTACATGTGTGATCTCAAAAGTACTTACCCCTTCTATTGCTGAAATGCATCGTGATTACTGACATGATCGCCCATCACACCAGAAACACTAGATGCAGGGGGCCACTGTGTTCTGGAAATGCCTTCGGGCACAGGCAAGACCGTGTCACTTCTGTCTCTCATTGTTGCGTACCAACAATACATGCCTGAAAGGCGCAAACTGATCTACTGCTCTCGTGAGTGACTCTTGACCTTACCCTGCTATTGCTGACTTATGCCTTAACAGGTACCATGTCCGAAATTGAAAAGGCATTAGTAGAGCTGAAGTCTCTCATGAAATACCGAGCCGAGCAGCTCGGTTATGAAGAAGAGTTCCGTGGTCTGGGCTTGACGAGTCGAAAGAACCTGTGTCTTCATCCTTCAGTCAAGCGTGAGAAGAGTGGCGCCATTGTTGATGCTCGTTGCAGGAGTCTCACGGCCGGTTTTGTCAAGGAAAAAAAGGAACGTGGAGAAAACGTAGACGTCTGCGTGTATCACGACGTAAGTCTCAAAAAACCTCAGTTTTCCTCACCTATTCCATCCTGAGCCAATGATACAGAACCTAGACCTTCTCGAGCCTCACAATCTGATTCCTAATGGCGTCTGGTCTTTCGATGACATGATTCGATACGGTGAAGAGCATAAGCAGTGCCCATACTTTACTGCACGCCGAATGGTGAGTATTTCCCAAATCCCTATAGGCCCTGCTTTAGTGATTCTTATTCTCTGCTTCAGATGCAATACTGCAACGTAGTCATATTCTCCTACCACTATCTGCTTGACCCCAAAATCGCCGAACGGGTATCAAAGGACTTTTCCAAAGACTGTATCGTTGTTTTTGATGAAGCTCACAACATTGACAACGTTTGCATCGAATCTCTCAGCACAGATATCACAGAGGACTCTCTGCGTAAAGCCACAAGAGGAGCTCAGAATCTAGAGAACAAGATTTCACAGATGCGGGATACAGACCAGCAACAACTACAGAATGAGTATGAGAAGCTAGTTCAGGGACTGCGTGATGCTGACGAGGCACGTCAAGAAGATGCCTTCATGGCAAATCCTGGTAGGTTCTAAAGAGAAATCTACTTACTTAGTTGCAATGTGCTAACCGTTCCGCAGCCCTTCCCGAAGATTTACTTAAAGAGGCTGTTCCAGGAAACATTCGGAGGGCAGAACACTTTATTGCTTTCCTCAAGAGATTCATTGAGTatctgaagacgaggatgaaagTGCGCCAGGTCATTTCTGAAACACCGCCTTCGTTCCTTGCCCATCTCCGAGAGCATACTTTtatcgagaagaagccttTGAGATTTTGCGCTGAACGTCTGACATCGCTAGTCAGGACCCTTGAGCTCACCAATATTGAGGATTACCAGCCTCTTCAGGAGGTTGCAACTTTTGCAACGCTGGTGGCAACGTACGAGAAAGGCTTTCTCCTTATCCTTGAGCCCTTTGAGTCCGATACTGCTGAAGTGCCAAACCCCGTTCTTCACTTCACTTGTCTTGACGCCGCCATCGCTATCAAGCCCGTCTTTGATAGGTTCTACTCTGTTATTATCACGTCTGGTACCATTTCCCCACTGGAGATATACCCGAAGATGCTGGATTTCTCAACTGTCATACAAGAATCCTATGCCATGACCCTCGCTCGGAGATCCTTCATGCCTATGATTGTCACTCGGGGTAGCGATCAGGCTTCCGTCTCAACCAGCTTTCAGGTGCGGAATGAACCCAGTGTGGTTCGAAACTACGGCAATCTACTCACTGAATTTGCCAAGATCACGCCGGATGGGATGGttgtcttctttccatcctaTCTTTATATGGAATCTATCATTAGTATGTGGCAAGGAATGGGTATCCTTGATGAAGTTTGGAAGTACAAACTGATCCTGGTGGAAACGCCCGACGCACAGGAAACATCGCTTGCCCTGGAGACGTACCGCACAGCGTGCTGTAACGGCAGAGGAGCTGTTCTACTCTGTGTCGCCCGAGGAAAGGTATCCGAGGGTATCGATTTCGACCATCAATATGGTCGTACTGTGCTATGCATTGGAGTTCCATTCCAATACACCGAGTCACGTATTCTCAAGGCTCGTCTTCAGTTCTTGAGAGAAACATACCGCATCAAGGAGAATGACTTCCTCTCCTTTGATGCAATGCGACACGCCGCCCAGTGTCTGGGTCGAGTCTTGCGTGGGAAGGACGACTATGGAATCATGGTTCTTGCCGACCGGCgattccagaagaagcgctCACAGCTACCCAAATGGATTAACCAAGGTCTCCAAGAGTCAGACGTCAATCTGAGCACCGACATGGCCGTCAGTAGCGCAAGGCGATTCCTTCGGACAATGGCACAACCGTTCCGGGCTAAAGACCAGGAAGGCATCAGCACCTGGGGATATAAGGATCTGATGGAACataaggagaagatggatctAGAGAggatcaaggagcttgaggaggaagctcAACGGCCAAAGCCTGCCGCGCAGGACAACAATTTTGagtacgatgatgacgagttCGACCAGGatatgatggagatggatggcTTCTAGACTCGTTCGAGTCTGCGATACCAGACTTTAACCGGTTTAGACTGCAAGGCCAAAAGCATATCAATTTATATCATATTATTCGAATTAATCAGAGAATGCTCAACCCCGTCTAGAGTTGGTTATATAACTCCTTTGCAGTGCTGATCCATCTTGAACAAAAATCTAGCTGAGCCTTATTTTTGGTTGATTCCAAACACAATGCCAGAACGCCGAATGCTGTCCGTTCGCCCAACTCGGGCATACTCAATCAAAAGAAACGAAGGACAAAACAAGGATATCATCTGCTCTATGCGTTAAAAGTAAGAACAATGATCTAATCTACCAAAAGTCTCTTGGCAGCTTTTGTTGCTCGGAGGGCGGGAATAGAATGTGCCCGACCCGGCTTTCGTCCAATCTCGATGCAGAGCATTCGGATAAAATCATGATTAGTCCAATAGCTGGAGTGCGCACTGAGCATGTTGAGGTACTGTATTTCCAAAGGCCCTCCCCCAGAACGGAGGTACCAGTCGATTTGCCCGTTGTCGTTAAGCAGAAATGCCTTTCTCTCTGCAATCTCCTCCCGGGTAAAGTCGTGCACCTCAAGTTCTAACTGAGAGGGCAATCGGATCGTTGAAGGACGCTCCGGCTCCGGGACGAGAGGGTTGGGTGCTGGTGCCATGCCTGGTACCACTCCTCGCATTGCGGCGCCGACAGACTTCCACAGAGAACCCGAAATGCTAGGGACGTAAGCCTTTTTGAGACTCGCCGCGTAGACAGGGTCTACGGCGCCATTGAGCAGGTACGCAATAGGATCTTCCTTGGCAAGGATGTTGTATATGTTGTCCACAGCCAAGCAACCAAAAGTCCCGGCCTCTGCTACGACGTCTTTCGATACGATGTCGTTCGAATCAGCTCCGGGCTTCATTCGACCATGGCGAGGCATTAGGACACCACGCtctagaagaagaaagaatcCCGCAGGGCTGCCCGCCAGGAAAAGATTCTTGGTATCAAACTCGAAGAAACGTGTCTCGGGTTCCTTTCGAGACCAGTCTAGCCTTGGCGCTGTGTTTGGTTGATTTGAGAGAATCTCAAGAGCCATTGCACTCCCAAGGGAATGTCCGATCATGTGGACGCGTCCATTCTCAGCAAAACCTGGATTGTTACGGCACCAAAGTCGATAGACACGATTTGCTTCTGATACAAGAGCCTGGATCATTTTCCCTTTGTGGTGTGACATGTAAAAGGGGATGTCGAACATGATGTCTGATATCATGCTGCGAACGGCTGGAATCGTATCAGGTTCGATGTCTTTGAGTCCAAACCCCTCCGGCGTGTATTCTTCCTTATCCTCCTCCCTCATTGGTCCTCCATCCTCAAAAGACAAGCCCATTCGCCAATTTAGGGGTAAGATCATCAGTCCATTCTGATCGTCGCGTAGAACCTGCTTGACCAGAGGGCTCTGGAGCTCCATATTCACAGCTCGGCGAAATCCATTGATGGCATGAGTGAAATGGAAACTCTCGACCCTCTCTGCAAATTTCTGGCCAATGCCGTGAGCGACAAGAACCAGATCAGTCACTTGACACTTCTCCTTGTCAGCTTTGCAAGCAGCGCATACATCTTGTCCACGACTTTCGTGTGACTCATCGGCAGCAGAAGCACCTGCTTTGTTTGTTGCCTGTTTTCTGTGGCGTAGGCGTTCCCATGCTGCTCGATCGAAGCCTCGAGCAACAGGAATC
This genomic stretch from Fusarium fujikuroi IMI 58289 draft genome, chromosome FFUJ_chr09 harbors:
- a CDS encoding related to protein tyrosine phosphatase PPS1 — its product is MTTVALARPIPPHRPSSTITPPLSLESSSSSTSPCSIPVPNKHLPICPTGPARPDEPHTPPPSPPSQDQLQQTSALYPLDGFKRLESSELSIYELDASNVAQALDVASRQPLPDPALVFPWFHGLHPQNHVQQSFFATRRRPLRRTPSCLRSVTLVKADGDLNCARLKGAVAPNEIVQANKPTEFIDADPREGFSVRNFQIQTVKTAVLSDIIVYGGDLIKTRKVAWDIASAQKRWRERNEDQGVWMPEYHTFVCTSPFSEFEENHPEIVAVDASSHLTGNVLDFFNQERREMWAMTEASEFSKNVFMGPTPEQGSPEEQKYDILIECSDLGRLNPLALQLIAESPDDDNKQRFFDFPSSGSILPPTWSHSEADGILETCKWIYHLAHGSYPDPESALGTDDLDAEGDSPMPSDQQPIFDVKPRKILLHCADGYTESTMLSIAYFSYSTGRPVPEAWLKLHTEKKRNFFAYPTDVALLTSITPRLLRESPVCKGLSLTEITHLTRDEPNWFAALDGSFPSRVLDYMYLGNLGHANNPDLLRALGITQILSVGETAMWREGDLEDWGKENVCVVQGVQDNGIDPLTEEFTRCLEFIDRGRRNGTATLVHCRVGVSRSATICIAEVMRSKQMSFPHAYCYVRARRLNVIIQPHLRFAYELLKYEEALQQDGDPDAEVKRTLEWAEIAREIALMNRPYSR
- a CDS encoding probable excision repair protein rhp3; protein product: MKFNIDDLPVLFPYPRIYPEQYAYMCDLKNAGGHCVLEMPSGTGKTVSLLSLIVAYQQYMPERRKLIYCSRTMSEIEKALVELKSLMKYRAEQLGYEEEFRGLGLTSRKNLCLHPSVKREKSGAIVDARCRSLTAGFVKEKKERGENVDVCVYHDNLDLLEPHNLIPNGVWSFDDMIRYGEEHKQCPYFTARRMMQYCNVVIFSYHYLLDPKIAERVSKDFSKDCIVVFDEAHNIDNVCIESLSTDITEDSLRKATRGAQNLENKISQMRDTDQQQLQNEYEKLVQGLRDADEARQEDAFMANPALPEDLLKEAVPGNIRRAEHFIAFLKRFIEYLKTRMKVRQVISETPPSFLAHLREHTFIEKKPLRFCAERLTSLVRTLELTNIEDYQPLQEVATFATLVATYEKGFLLILEPFESDTAEVPNPVLHFTCLDAAIAIKPVFDRFYSVIITSGTISPLEIYPKMLDFSTVIQESYAMTLARRSFMPMIVTRGSDQASVSTSFQVRNEPSVVRNYGNLLTEFAKITPDGMVVFFPSYLYMESIISMWQGMGILDEVWKYKLILVETPDAQETSLALETYRTACCNGRGAVLLCVARGKVSEGIDFDHQYGRTVLCIGVPFQYTESRILKARLQFLRETYRIKENDFLSFDAMRHAAQCLGRVLRGKDDYGIMVLADRRFQKKRSQLPKWINQGLQESDVNLSTDMAVSSARRFLRTMAQPFRAKDQEGISTWGYKDLMEHKEKMDLERIKELEEEAQRPKPAAQDNNFEYDDDEFDQDMMEMDGF
- a CDS encoding probable Autophagy-related protein 18, which translates into the protein MATPTLNFITFNQDHSCLAVGTSKGFRIYHTDPFSRIFSSDDGNIAIIEMLFSTSLVALILSPRHLIIQNTKRASVICELTFPSAVLAVRLNRKRLAVVLEDEIYLYDISNMSLLHTIPTSPNPSAICALSPSSENCFIAYPLPKPREDPDARRPAHAPPHSAFVAPTSGEVLVFDTLTLKAVNVIEAHRSPLCCICLNNEGTLLATASETGTIIRVFSVPKGQKLYQFRRGTYPSTIYSMSFNLSSTLLCVSSTSDTVHIFRLGAPPGNNTAAGAPIESPGSQRQDRWSRARSFDDSESPGTSAGDSPKNESSDVVSSGNGAGSSNSAGHTRQSGSFSSMLRRSSQIMGRGVAGVVGSYLPQSVTEMWEPLRDFAYIKIPKSTVPSGTSRALRDAPGGPLRSVVAMSSSSPQVMVVTSDGGFYVYNIDMEHGGEGYLVRQFSVLEGDDKGDASGYGN